One segment of Methanolinea mesophila DNA contains the following:
- a CDS encoding PP2C family protein-serine/threonine phosphatase, with protein MPRRSSLSLERLSLRAYLTVFIVIIIIAVAAFLTTVSYVSTRDQLITQNENLQAYIEENVLESVKLVDTGLRLYDSTLNRQMQDAFPLYLDAYDASGGDIAAINLTALKSTLQPGFSGTLDLYAINESGVIVASTVPAVMGLDFQQYPDYYQSITRLREGSSFAADRVVRSIPSTEEGTVTGTLRKFAYFPTPDHRYLLEMGLESDAFFQERTDLSYATIAERTLQLDPNLVSVRIVDTNRVLVSVPTGTNGTLVEDPGIDRALATRQTFSVADPAGGTVTTYLFADLKDPAAASDPSLVIEMVNSGALLEAELHQILVLHFLVALIAVGMGVVLAYGTARMLTRPIREIIEDVDTIARGDLDHPIRGMENPEFTMLENSITIMIQRIREYSEALEREKAELRIASHIQLSFLPRKVPRIEGFDIAAVSTPAREVGGDFYDIIDLGKERTGLVIADVAGKGVPAALFMVLSRTTVRTSARMKEPVAAAVTDANRMISADADQGMFVTLVLGILDHRAREFTYGNAGHNPPLHYRDSTGEIIPLSPTGMALGVDEDAIYTQAAVTLDPGDLLVFYTDGVVEAEDAAHGQFGEDRLVAVIRQHHDLTAAGVLAKIQEAIGEFIAGAPQYDDLTILVLRATPKPE; from the coding sequence ATGCCCCGCCGGTCCTCTCTCTCGCTGGAACGCCTCTCGCTCCGTGCCTACCTCACGGTCTTCATCGTGATCATCATCATCGCGGTCGCGGCATTTCTCACCACAGTCTCCTATGTGAGCACCAGGGACCAGCTGATCACCCAGAACGAGAACCTCCAGGCATATATCGAGGAAAACGTCCTCGAATCGGTCAAACTGGTCGATACCGGGCTCCGGCTCTACGACAGCACCCTCAACCGGCAGATGCAGGACGCCTTTCCCCTCTACCTGGATGCGTACGACGCATCCGGCGGGGATATCGCGGCGATCAATCTCACCGCACTCAAATCCACCCTCCAGCCCGGGTTTTCCGGCACCCTCGACCTCTACGCGATCAACGAGTCCGGGGTGATCGTCGCCTCTACGGTCCCGGCGGTAATGGGGCTCGACTTCCAGCAGTATCCCGACTATTACCAGTCCATCACCCGCCTTCGGGAAGGGTCAAGTTTTGCCGCGGACCGGGTGGTCCGTTCGATTCCCAGCACGGAAGAGGGCACGGTGACCGGGACGCTCCGCAAGTTCGCTTACTTCCCCACGCCCGACCACCGCTACCTCCTGGAGATGGGCCTTGAATCGGACGCGTTCTTCCAGGAAAGGACCGATCTCTCCTACGCGACGATTGCCGAACGGACTCTCCAGCTCGACCCCAACCTGGTCTCGGTCCGGATCGTCGACACCAACAGGGTTCTCGTCTCAGTCCCCACGGGGACGAACGGCACCCTGGTCGAGGACCCGGGGATCGACAGGGCGCTTGCCACGAGGCAGACCTTCTCCGTCGCCGACCCTGCCGGGGGGACCGTCACGACCTACCTCTTCGCCGACTTAAAAGACCCTGCCGCGGCTTCCGACCCGAGCCTGGTCATCGAGATGGTCAATTCCGGAGCCCTCCTCGAGGCAGAGCTCCATCAGATACTTGTCCTGCACTTCCTGGTAGCCCTAATCGCGGTGGGGATGGGGGTGGTCCTGGCCTATGGTACCGCCCGGATGCTCACCCGGCCGATCCGGGAGATCATCGAGGACGTGGACACCATCGCCCGCGGCGACCTCGACCATCCCATCCGGGGGATGGAGAACCCCGAGTTCACCATGCTCGAGAACAGCATCACCATCATGATCCAGCGGATCAGGGAGTATTCGGAAGCTCTCGAGCGGGAGAAGGCCGAGCTCCGGATCGCCTCCCACATCCAGCTCTCGTTCCTGCCCCGGAAAGTGCCCCGGATCGAGGGGTTCGATATCGCCGCGGTGAGCACCCCCGCCCGGGAAGTGGGCGGAGACTTCTACGACATCATCGACCTCGGAAAGGAACGGACGGGCCTGGTCATCGCGGACGTGGCCGGGAAGGGGGTTCCCGCCGCCCTGTTCATGGTGCTCTCCCGGACGACCGTCCGGACCAGCGCCCGGATGAAGGAACCGGTGGCAGCGGCGGTGACGGATGCGAACCGGATGATCTCCGCGGATGCCGACCAGGGGATGTTCGTCACCCTGGTGCTCGGGATCCTCGACCACCGGGCCCGTGAGTTCACCTACGGGAACGCCGGCCACAACCCCCCGCTCCACTACCGGGACTCGACCGGGGAGATCATCCCCCTCTCTCCCACGGGAATGGCGCTCGGAGTGGACGAGGACGCCATATACACCCAGGCGGCGGTGACCCTCGACCCGGGCGACCTCCTGGTCTTCTATACCGACGGGGTGGTCGAGGCGGAAGACGCAGCCCATGGGCAGTTCGGTGAGGACCGCCTGGTCGCGGTAATCCGGCAGCACCACGATCTCACCGCGGCCGGTGTCCTCGCGAAGATCCAGGAGGCGATCGGAGAGTTCATCGCCGGAGCGCCGCAATACGACGACCTTACCATCCTGGTGCTCAGGGCTACCCCGAAACCCGAATGA
- a CDS encoding ABC transporter ATP-binding protein — METMIATEGLTRTFGSTVAVDHVSLSVKKGELYGLLGPNGSGKTTMIRMLTGQIRPTGGFATVFGLDPGKDPVGVRARVGIIPEQETPPSFLTAEEYLRFVGSVRKIGDIGAVADWWFDFLEFSDKKDVLCRDLSRGTRQKLMFSQAFLHRPELALIDEPLINFDPVMQEKVKGYLSEYVEKGGTVFISTHILEIAEEICTAFAILHQGRLIHTGTVRELRDREQHLNEFFLSLVRKESHV, encoded by the coding sequence ATGGAGACGATGATCGCCACGGAAGGGCTCACCAGGACCTTCGGTTCCACCGTCGCGGTGGACCATGTGAGCCTCTCGGTGAAGAAAGGGGAACTCTACGGGCTGCTGGGCCCGAACGGCTCGGGGAAGACCACCATGATCCGGATGCTCACCGGCCAGATCCGCCCGACCGGGGGTTTTGCGACAGTGTTCGGGCTCGACCCCGGAAAGGACCCGGTCGGGGTGCGGGCCCGGGTGGGGATCATCCCCGAGCAGGAGACGCCGCCCAGTTTCCTCACCGCCGAAGAGTATCTCCGTTTCGTGGGGAGCGTGAGAAAGATCGGGGATATCGGGGCGGTGGCCGACTGGTGGTTCGATTTCCTGGAGTTTTCGGATAAAAAAGACGTGCTCTGCAGGGACCTCTCCCGGGGAACGCGGCAGAAACTGATGTTCTCCCAGGCCTTCCTCCACCGTCCTGAACTGGCCCTGATCGACGAGCCGCTGATCAACTTCGACCCGGTGATGCAGGAGAAGGTGAAAGGGTACCTCTCGGAATACGTGGAGAAGGGCGGCACGGTCTTTATTTCAACCCACATCCTGGAGATCGCGGAGGAGATCTGCACCGCGTTTGCCATCCTCCACCAGGGAAGGCTGATCCACACAGGGACCGTGCGCGAGCTCCGGGACCGCGAACAGCACCTGAACGAGTTTTTCCTCTCCCTGGTGAGGAAGGAGTCGCATGTTTGA
- a CDS encoding hemerythrin domain-containing protein — protein sequence MAEPVDGIRVIHNAFRNDLSQIDSAALDAARGTAGRDHTIGRYKFLNEVLDWHAKGEELAVFPAVEKVAPLVAESYLKDHHGLDAAYAGLDRAYSARDSLETARATAAFRFHLFMHLGKEDSHLYRIFRERIPLPEQVQAMNVMAGQVPKERFADLTAWLYPLVSATDRETMTRIWQVALPPPLFISMKEVIHTAIGNDDWAELTRRIPGL from the coding sequence ATGGCAGAACCGGTAGACGGGATCCGGGTGATTCACAATGCGTTCCGGAACGACCTGTCACAGATCGATTCGGCGGCGCTTGACGCTGCCCGGGGAACTGCAGGTCGTGACCATACCATCGGGCGGTATAAATTCCTCAACGAGGTGCTCGACTGGCACGCAAAGGGAGAAGAGCTGGCGGTCTTCCCCGCCGTCGAGAAGGTTGCCCCCCTTGTTGCAGAATCGTACTTAAAAGACCACCACGGGCTGGACGCGGCATATGCCGGGCTCGACCGGGCGTATTCGGCCCGCGATTCCCTGGAAACTGCCCGGGCCACCGCAGCGTTCCGGTTCCACCTTTTCATGCACCTAGGCAAGGAGGATTCGCATCTCTACCGAATCTTCCGGGAACGGATCCCGCTTCCCGAACAGGTACAGGCCATGAACGTAATGGCCGGACAGGTCCCGAAGGAGCGTTTCGCCGACCTTACTGCCTGGCTCTACCCCCTGGTCTCGGCCACTGACCGGGAGACCATGACCAGGATCTGGCAGGTGGCGCTGCCTCCCCCCCTCTTCATCTCGATGAAGGAAGTCATTCATACCGCCATCGGCAACGACGACTGGGCCGAGCTCACCCGCAGGATCCCCGGGCTTTGA
- a CDS encoding Hsp20/alpha crystallin family protein: protein MRRRYRSIYDDLDEMRAYMDYVFGRTGGPGELMLLPGETPADLTPVSRGGLRVDVATHDNEVIVTADIMPGVEKGEISLDLVDPQALQIGYERKEEKKEEKEGYYMQERRFGSVCRVIPLPEPVTEEGATATFKNGVLEVHLKKSTEKLKQQIRIE, encoded by the coding sequence ATGAGAAGACGATATCGTTCGATCTATGATGATTTGGACGAGATGCGGGCATACATGGACTACGTGTTCGGGCGAACGGGCGGACCCGGGGAACTGATGCTCCTCCCGGGAGAGACCCCGGCGGACCTCACCCCGGTCTCCAGGGGAGGACTCCGCGTGGACGTCGCCACCCACGATAACGAGGTGATCGTGACGGCGGATATCATGCCCGGCGTGGAGAAGGGCGAGATCTCCCTCGACCTGGTCGACCCGCAGGCACTGCAGATCGGGTATGAGCGGAAAGAGGAGAAGAAAGAGGAGAAAGAGGGCTATTACATGCAGGAACGGCGGTTCGGATCGGTCTGCAGGGTGATCCCTCTTCCCGAACCGGTCACTGAGGAAGGAGCGACGGCCACCTTTAAAAACGGAGTCCTGGAGGTCCACCTGAAAAAGTCCACGGAAAAACTGAAACAACAGATCAGGATCGAATAA